Part of the Leishmania braziliensis MHOM/BR/75/M2904 complete genome, chromosome 23 genome is shown below.
gcggcggcgccgttcCGCCGGCGGCAATTGCGTCCTTCTACCGATTTTTGCTTACTCAGCTGGAGCGCGAcgccgtggtggtggagagtgCGCGCACGGCGCTATTTGAGTGGTTTATGTACGTGACGAGTTCCTCTTTTTACAAACTAGACGCTTCAAAGgtgggtgtggtggtggacaTGGTCTACAGCTGTGCTGACATGCTCTTCTCCTACCCAATTCCGGCGATGGAGCTACTGAAGGTTGTCGTTGGCCGGCTTCTTCAAGTAACGGTGTGCCTGTGGAACAGcgtcgccgacgacgaccacCCCTCCATTCGGAAAATGGCGGTGTTGTGGAAGGCGGTCCTCTGCTCGAACGAGAAGAACGCCTTTGTGACCACCCTCTTCATGTGTGGTTCGCCAGTGGTGGACACCTTTCACGGGGGCTTCGATCTGCTACTGCCGCCCATCGCATCTCCTGAGGCGTTCACGATTTGgatgcggcagcaccgtgcccacgttgcgcagctccttcgGTCTTACATGGGACTCTCGTACTCTTTTGTCATGGCAAACGGTGGCGAGCACCTGCGGCTAATCACCCGCtacaccaccgcctcccaGGCCGAGTGGGACCGCCGCCGGCGTCACGTGGCAGCCATGGAGGCTGCGCAGTGGCAGCTGTGGAAGGACACCTTTCTGACGACTACCTTTGTTGACTCAGCGCTGCTCGCGTGTACCACGAGGCGATACCCATACGGCTACGTGCTCAACGGCAGTGAAGCTGCTGTGGATGCCGAGGATGGTGTGTGCTGCGAGTGGTCAATGGATGACAGCGGAGCCGTCGGTCGCACTCGCCGCTACGTGACAGAGAACGTGGATGAGGCCTCCAGTGACCCGCTCAGCTTTTACATCCGATACGCGCCTCctgtgtgtttgcctctGCGGCGACAGGAAGTGCAAAGTCaagcgatgctgctgcgccccAATGCTcgcgcagtggtggcgaagGTTGCCGGTCATGAAGCTAGCGGGTCGGTGGTATTTGTGAGCAACGCCTATCTTGTGCTGGGCACGGAAAGTTACATCAGCACGTGCATTCTCACGCAGCAAGCGTTGCTCATTGTTACCTGCAGTGTGGTCACGGCGGCTGGCGATTTTTTCGTAGAGCAGGTGCGTGTCCATACCGCTTCGCAGCACCCCCACGCCAAGTCGTCTCTTCTGAAGCAAGCCTTCCGACTCTTCATGCCGGGACAAGGCAAGACTAGCGGCGGCACATCATCGCAGGCCGCCTTCCGCTACTCGCAGTACTACCGCCAGTTGCAAACCGAGTCTGCTAAGGGAAGCAACGCACTAGTGTGGCGCTTTCCACTCGGCAGTATCACGTCTGTACACCAGCGTCTCTTTCAGCACCTTTCGGCCGGgttggaggtggtgctggagtGTGGCAAGTGTGTCTTTCTCGTGCTATTGGACGATGAGCTGTCCTTCTCAAAGGCGTCTCGTGACAAGCTCTTCGCGCACTTCGACAGTGGCTCCAACCCTCTCATGTCCCGCATCGCTGCACACCCCATGAGCGAGAAGCTGGCGCGGCTAGGCATCTGGACACGGCGGTGGGTGCGACGGGAGTGCAGCAATTACATGTACCTGCGCGTTCTAAACGACGCCGCGTCGCGCACCACGGCCAGCCTCGGCCAGTATCCGGTAATGCCATGGGTTCTGAGTCGCTACACGGAAAGTACGCTCGACCTCGGCGATGCCGGCGCCTACCGTGATCTCACGAAGCCGGTAGGGGCGCTGAATGAGGTGAAGGcaaagcagctgcaggcacgCTACGCAGAGTGGATCGCGTGCGACCCGGTGGCGGACCCGCCGTACCACTACGGCACGCATtacagcaccgccgcgatTGTGCTTTACTACCTCATCCGCTTACAACCGTTTACGTCTCGGGCTATTCGCTTCCAGGGTGGCAGGCTGGACATCGCCGACCGACTTTTTCATAGTGTTGCAGAGGCTTGGGCAAACGGCAGTGGGCCCAGCAGGGGGGACGTCAAGGAGCTCATTCCCGAGTTTTTTCGCGTTTCCCAGTTCCTGGAAAACCGCAATGAGGTTTGCCTCGGCACCcgcagcgatggcgctgTGCTGGACGATgttgtgctgccgccgtgggCCGGGGGGAGTGCCGTGAGGTTTGTGTACATGAATGCGCTGTCTCTGGAGAGCGACGCCGTGAGTCAACAACTGCACAGATGGATCGACCTTATCTTTGGCTACAAGCAGGTCGGGCAGGGAGCCGTGGAGGCGATCAACGTGTTCAGTCCTCTCTCGTACAAGGAAGGAGTCGATCGTTCTATAAACCACGCTgccacagaggaggagcgcaagtCTATTGTCGCCTCTGCTGACAACTTCGGCCAGACCCCGCTACAGCTGTTTAGTAGAGACGCACACCCGGCTCGTAAAGGTGTGCAGCAGGCACGTACTACACAGGCATACATGATAGAGACCGTCACGGACATCACGACGCGGCCGTGCCTGAGTGCGCAGATCGTTGGAAAGGCACAAGGCGGTATCTCAACCATTTCCATTGCCGATGGCACGCTTTTCATATGCGACAGGTTGAGTGCCGTGGGGTTAGCAaagccgctgcacctcttctTCTACGATTGCGACTTAGACAGCATTGCGTGCACCACAGCACGAGGGGACCGCGTGTTGGCGACCATACAGCCAGTGCGGTCGTcgggcagcggcgacgtgcgTTGCCTGTGCACCTCTGTACGTGGCAGtgtcgtgtgcgtgggcACGGACTCTGGTAAGGTGATCGTGTACAGCCGCGAGAGCTGTCGACATCGATTCTTCATTGTTGCTGTGCTGGACTCCGCCGTTGCGGCGGTTCTACGGGAAGCAGGCCCGGTGTCAAGCCTGCACCTCTTCGACGAAGGTAACTTGATGGTAGCGTACGAGCGGGCGTCGGCGGTGTCTGGCTGGCACCTCTCAATCTTATCcaccgccttcaccttcGCCGCCACCTTTTCTACCCAGGCTGACTGCACTCCTGTGAAGGCTATCTCCCTGGATAACCACACGGGGCTGTACTACGCCGCAAAGGCAAACTCCCTCGTcatcttctctgcctctggTGTGATGCTTACACAGCTGAGCATGGACGCTCTTCTCATGCCCACTGCCCCAGAGTACGCTACGCGGATTGCCGGCTCGAGCATCACCGCTTTGCTGTTtgccagctgctcctccttcgcATTCACAAATCTAATCCTCATGGGTCACCTCAACGGCACAGTTTCTCTGTGGTGCGTGGTAGCTTCTCAGACCATGACAGATGAGACCTCATCTCTCCAGGCGCCGCTATGGTCTTTCAAGCTTCTGCACGATGTCGTCTTTGACGCCCCCGTCACGTGCCTCGCGGCCTCTACCGAGGAACTCAGCTTTGTAGTGGGGCTTGCTAACCACACCGCACACTACATGTACTTTCCCACATCGCAGCTCGACAGCTCATAGCGCTGACTACCTCAGTGACGCATTCAGCGTTCTTACggacagacacgcacgcaagTTCAACGAAAACACGCTTCTCCAGAATAAGTCCGCCAGTCCTGGCGTGCAGgcgttttcctttgcttgcGCCCTCATCTTCCATCGTCAGTCTCTACTTTTCTCTGGGCCCCATATAGTTCTACACCCGATCCTTCTTTTCCAATCATCCCGCTTCGCGGAAGACCCGCTTTCCCGCCGTCACATCTCTACTCGATTCAaaacaaaacgaaaagagagcacACGAGCGCGTGGCCTAGATTACCGCTCCAGGTATTGTGCGGCATTCATAGATTGCTGatggcagctgcaggtcTTCGACAGGAGCTGCACACGACTGTTTGCTAGCCTGCTAACGTCTACCACCGCCACATACCTATAACACGACATTTACCGCCTGACAGTCGAGAGTCTCACGTCTCCACTGTTCACGGAGATCTCGATTCAGTACTGACAACAACTTCTCAAGTTACTTTCGCCTAGcacctttcttcttcttcacatTTACCTCACCGTTAACCCTCCCGTTTCCTCCTGCCTTCCATTCTTACCTCCTCTGACTCTCTATCACCggcatctctctcccccctccttcctctacAAATTCTCAACGTGGCGCTATTATAACTTCACCTAGCGATGCACCTCATTAAGCGCAAGTTCAACGCATTCGAGAGATTCTTGCCCTCACAGACACGATCTCCATGTATAATTGAGCACTACACATCGGGAAAGACAAACATGTTTCATCGTCGCCTTCGGCAGccccttgctgctgcgcgatgagGCTCGAATGCGCTGGTCAAGACTGGTTTGCCCGAGCGTGGGAAACGCCCCAAAgaggtgccgctggtgcgtgtgcgtgtgcggctgTGATTCTAACGGCATATCTTTGCTACAGGTgatgcgcgctgctgcgagcAACATGACCTCACTGTTTCCCATCTCCAACCAAGATCAatgagctgcggctgctgtgcgcggacgtgcctgtgcctgtgtgtgtgtgtgtgtgtgtgtgtgtgtgtgcgtgacaCATGATTACGATCACGGACATCCGAGTCAAAGTCAAAGTCATTGTCTGAACCCAAGGACTGTCGATTGTGTCCCCCGTGTCTGAGCTGTCGCTGCCCGCGCCccgctgcttgtgtgcgAGCGCGTCgtgcgctccgcctccctcctcgtctgCACCCGGCGCCTCGGGactgccctgctgctgcgcgtaaATGATGATGCGTGTATTCTGCAATGCGGACCCCACTGACGAGGATCAATACTACTACAATGACTATTGGCATCTGACCATGTGCGCCGTGGCGtgccgcgtgtgtgcgtgcgtgatgTGCGTGCTTGAGCACCCCTGCGCTACGGCCGGCGGGGTTGCTGGTAAAGAGGGGTCGAAGGATCGTTCGCGGTGAACCGGTGCTGCACACGCGGGACAGCCCTGCGAAAGATGGTGCCGCCCGCGGTGCGccccttgctgctgcgcgatgagGCTCGAATGCGCTGGTCAAGACTGGTTTGCCCGAGCGTGGGAAACGCCCCAAAgaggtgccgctggtgcgtgtgcgtgtgcggctgTGATTCTAACGACATATCTTTGCTACAGGTgatgcgcgctgctgcgagcAACATGACCTCACTGTTTCCCATCTCCAACCAAGATCAatgagctgcggctgctgtgcgcggacgtgcctgtgcctgtgcctctgtctgtgcctgtgcctgtgtgtgtgtgtgtgtgtgtgtgtgtgtgcgtgacaCATGATTACGATCACGGACATCCGAGTCAAAGTCATTGTCTGAACCCAAGGACTGTCGATTGTGTCCCCCGTGTCTGAGCTGTCGCTGCCCGCGCCccgctgcttgtgtgcgAGCGCGTCgtgcgctccgcctccctcctcgtctgCACCCGGCGCCTCGGGactgccctgctgctgcgcgtaaATGATGATGCGTGTATTCTGCAATGCGGACCCCACTGACGAGGATCAATACTACTACAATGACTATTGGCATCTGACCATGTGCGCCGTGGCGtgccgcgtgtgtgcgtgcgtgatgTGCGTGCTTGAGCACCCCTGCGCTACGGCCGGCGGGGTTGCTGGTAAAGAGGGGTCGAAGGATCGTTCGCGGTGAACCGGTGCTGCACACGCGGGACAGCCCTGCGAAAGATGGTGCCGCCCGCGGTGCGccccttgctgctgcgcgatgagGCTCGAATGCGCTGGTCAAGACTGGTTTGCCCGAGCGTGGGAAACGCCCCAAAgaggtgccgctggtgcgtgtgcgtgtgcggctgTGATTCTAACGACATATCTTTGCTACAGGTGAtgcgcgctgctgtttgTTTTTGGGGGTGGATACGGTCGTGGTGTGGTGATGTTTGGAGAAGTGTTTTACGGAGACGGCGATATCGTTATGAATGTTTGCAGAGGAATTGTTTGTGTTATTGAATGCCTTGTCAGCGGTATTTTTCTGAATGAGGCTCACTGTGCCTGTTGATGCTACATATTTAGTGAGTGTGTGTCTTGGGGCTGGCGGGATGTAATTTGGGTCTGCCGCTCCAGGAGAAGGCCAGCTGTATGCGAAGACGAATGACGGGAGGCGGATCTTCAAGGGAGAAAAGCGTCATGTTAGCCAAAGTGCAGCGCAGTTCTTCCGTTTTCGTTGGGTGTGTCACGTAGTCGCTGCCTGAATTTGCTCAAGAGGTTGGGCCGTTAAGGTGCATTTGCACGTTAGGCTTTATTATGGCATTCCTCTCCCCCTAAAGCTCTCTCAGgaaccctctctctctctttctgaACTCGTCCTTCGTTTGGTGTAAGCGGGTACgtttcgctcttttcttctcgttGCGGGTGTGGTGTCTGACGGTCAGTTGGCGCTGCATGTTGTTGCACAAGCACCAGGTGCCTAAGCCGACGTGCGGAGGTTTCAGCGCctgtggtgcgtgcgctcTCTTTTATTTCACATTTGTAGGGTTTAGCAGGAATTATCACTTCGAGTGGACTTGTAGAGGCCGCAGCGCTGACTGAAGGCACTTCTTCTCGTAGAACAATAGGGGGTTGGCAGGGTGCTTATAATGGAGAAAGCAGCACGTGTTGTGCAGCTGCAAAGCACTGCCGGGGCTCTCAGTTTCGAGCTCTATAGCAACTTCTGCGCCGACTCGTTCTGGCAGCTGGCGAGCagtgggcagctgcgccggctAGTGTTCCGCCAGCTGTTGTGTGGGTTTGCGCTTCTTGGTGAGGTAGAAGCGGTACAGGGCCACTCGACGACTGCAAGCGAAGtggatgctgctgcggaaAGCCCCGATGgactctcgctgctgcatgtTGGTGCAGGTTTGCTGACCTGCAGCCCGACTGTCGGCGCAGTGACAGCCAGTCGCTTTCTAATTACTCTCTctccacagccgcagctggACAAAACCCACGTTATCTTCGGCCGTGTCTACTCGGGCATTCAAACGCTGGAGCGGATGTCCCACATGCAGGTGGACGCCGACTTCGTCTTGTACTCGCCTGTCACTGTCATCAAGTGGAGCTCTGCAGCGCTTTTGAGGGGCAGCGCACCGCGAAGCTCCGCGTGCAAAGGGGAGTCGGAGCCATACACTGTCACGCTGCAGTCTCGTTCGAGCATTTTGGCAACGCTGGAGTAGCCCCCTCACCCACTCTCTAACCAGCAggtcgcagctgcttcatTGCTGTTGTGCAagtcttctctttcgttttttaCTCACTAtgttctttccctctctgcagACGCTTGTCCACCGATGCGTCAACGGCGATGCTGAAGCGTCCAACGTTTTCCGAAGGGAAAGAAGTAAAGGGAACACAGACAAAACTAAGTAACGCTTCACGTGAGTGAGCAGGACATAGAACCAAGCGCTAGCGAGTTGCGAGTCATCCTAGTAGGTGTGTAGATTTGCTTTGTATTACTCGCGTGAAAAGACTGGGCTATCGCGGGTACCGGACGCTAAAGGAGCATGAGGACGTGTCGTGGGCAATGTCAACAGTGCCCCTCTCACACGTATGAAATCGCCTTACTCCTCGGGTCCCCTCTCTACCCCTCCCCTACAGCATCTGCACTCTTACTCTCGCCAGCACCCGCGTCCACAGCGACCGCCTATCCTCTGCGCAGTGCATGCTttgcgttttctctctcccaccttGTCTGTCaactcctctccccctcatTCCCTTCGTGTTGTTCGGCCTGCTCAATTCGAAGAATTCTTCTCATCGGAGTTATACTTTACACCCTCCCAGCGCGCACTTCTTCGGTCTATCATGTCCACCACCAAGTTGTGCGACCCCGAGGCGTTCTTCTTCGGTATGATGGGggccgctttctctctttccctggCGAACGTTGGTGCTGCATTTGGCACTGCTAAGGCCGGCGttgcggtggcgcagctgggcaTTGTACAGCCCACGCGCGTGATGCGTGGTATCGTGCCGGTCGTCATGGCCGGTATTCTTGGCATCTACGGCCTCATCGTCTCCGTGATCATCTGCAACAACATGAAGCTTAGTGGATACCCGCTCTTCTCGGGGTACATGCACCTCGGAGCTGGGCTGGCGGCCGGATTTGCATCTCTGGCAGCGGGGTATGCGATTGGGATTGTCGGCGACATCTGCTGCTACGCCTATGCCAAGACCGAGAGAATATTTGTACCGATGATTCTGATGCTCATTTTTGCCGAGGCGCTGGGTCTATTCGGCCTCATCACTGCACTGCTCATGAGCAACAAGGCAGTCTCTGCCATCGGCTCGTGCGCTACCAGCTAAGGCTGCGGACTCGCCTCGTTTCCATTTCCTTTGTggtgcctcttctctctgcccctctctcgGGCTCTTTTCCGTGCCTGTATGGGCGGACGGATGGCGGGGACGGGGGGCGAGGCGATATGAGTGACCGGTCGAGACTGAGAGGACGATGTTTTGTGCACGTGTCTCTTTACGTAGTAGTAGTGGTGTACGGCGTTTCCGTCTCTTTCCGTGGGACGTGAATACTCGGCTGCTTATCAAGCCTGATAGGGTGTTCCTGCACTGGCGCGAAGGAGCGGCGCATGTACCTCGCGTCTGTGCAGACGTGTGTGTTCTGTCTGTTATCGAGATGCAGAGCTGAGTGGCCCctccgcccttctctcccccgaGCGGAGAGAAGAATCGAGAATGAGAAGGTGGCACGCTCTCACTCCCCAGAACACAtaccccccccacacacacacacacgcagccccactttctctctcttatatacaagagaagaggatgCAATGAAGCAAGCCGCATGGGTAACTGCTTTGGATGGTGCATCcattgctctctccctctgtcttTATCCTTACCAGCTCCCGCGCACTTCTGCTGTTCTCCTTCTCGGTCTATTCTCGGTCTGTCTGAGGGGATGGGCCATGCTCGACACTTGACCGACCGATTCGGATGCTGCAGGAGCCTCTCGTTATGCGCTACAGATGTTCTTTTCTTAGTCGTGCGCAACGCgcgtgttgtgtgcgtgtgtgtgtcgggtGCCCAAAAGGGGGGAataaagagaaagagggacgTCGTAATGGTATCGCTGCAGAGGTGGCGGATGTTGGCGTGCTTCCGTGTGTCTACGGATATGTGGTTGTGCACACCGGTGTGCCAGTGCAGCGTGCTGTGCAGCTTGCGTCATGCAAGTCGAAGTTGcgtcttcttttcttctgtgTCGCTCTTTTCGTGGTGAAGGCACGCAAGGACGACGTGCAAGTCGGGAGAGCACACGACACGGTCAGTGGTGCACATCCATGGGAATGGCAATACCACCTTGCGGAGCAACGGAAAAGGAAGACGTTGTACCGCTGAGTAGAGCCGGCCCTTATTGTTCGTACTGGGAGTTGGTGAGAGGGGGTAGAGCAATGGTGCACTGCCtcatgcgcgtgtgctgcgtcTCCTTTTCTATTTTCTTCTTGTCTTTGCGCCAGCGGTGGGCCGTCGCGTGTGCGCTTGCGTGACCCATCGAGAGACAGATGGCGGATCCTTCAGGGATGCAGCGTTATTCTCAGAGAGGCTTTACAGGGTAGCAAGGAGGAACGCGCTGGAGGCTACATGTGCAAGCTTCTGCGTGTACACAGCAACTATGAAAGGGGGGAACATTTTTTcgttgctcttctctctcttccactcacttctcttcctcccctctcctttcttgaCTGGCGTGCCTCTTCCACCACCCCTTTCGGTATATATGCAGGCATACCAATCCGTCACCAAAAGCGCGCTCTCTACTCAGAAAAGATCGTCCACAGCAAGGGACAACCGCTCCTCACTACGCCACACCTCTCGTTCTTTCGCTGGCTCGAACTAATCGTTAAAGGCGACTAGCGTTACCGTCCACTCGACCATCTCTtgtccccccttttcgtcaTTCATATACACACGAGTACCTCCTCACTCTCTATTGCGCAGAATCTCCACCGACTTGATCGCTCTCCGcttttcgtctctctctctcgtatgctgctggcgcttattgtctctcccgctctctaTGCGTGCTCGCTGAGCGGCACGTTGACGCTCGTCTCTGTCttctctgcgcgtgcgtgcgtggggtATATCTCATAATTGTGACTGTTTTTCTCGCTGGAGCAGCCGCTTTTTAAATTTCCCTCGGCCCTCTCCCCGCCCTGCGAGACAGACGCAGTACAAACTggaagggaggagaacaTCTTTCAGCCATGCAGGCCGTTCAGCAGCGCTTCCATATGCGGCGCCGCAACCCGCATGCCCCTGAGAACGCCTCTCAGCGCCAACCTCCGCGGCGCAAGCACTTTTACTCGTGGGTCGCCACAGATAAGACACAGCTGGAGACTGCTGAGAAAGTGATGCTGCAAGGGCTGCTGTACTATCAGGCAAAGATAGCCGGCCTCAATACCATTTCCACCGACGACATCCGCAAGTTGGACGacaacgcggcgctggcggcaaACCTCAGCGGCGTTACCAACACGAACAGTATTTGCAGCTGTActggcgagcagcaggccaccacttctctctcgccacTTCCTGCCtggaaggcggcggcaaaggaagaaaaggaggtCATCGTTCTTATTCACGGTTTCGCCGGTGGGGTGGCGGGGTGGGCGCAAAACTGGCGCTTCCTGGCGGAGCGCTACCGTGTGTACGCCTTCGATTTACCTGGATTTGCTCGAAGTGAGCGGCGCGCTTCAGCTGCTAAGTCACTGCCGGAGGCGATGGACTACTTCTGCGACTACATTCACCGCTGGTTCGCACAGCTCGACTTCAGGCGACCTGTCATGGTGCTCGCCCACTCCTTCGGGTGCTTTGTCGCGTCGCATTACGCCATGCGGCACGGGGCCAACTGCATCAAGCTGCTCATATTTGCAGAGCCGTGGGGGCTGACGCGCGGTGACGCAAACCGCATGAAGATGTACCCGCTGCTAGCGCGTGCGCTACTGGCGCTCTTCTACAACGTCGGTcttctggcgctgctgcgtggggTAGGGCCGGCGGGACCATGgatgctgcgccgcatccgCCCCGACTTCGAGGGGAAGTGGTGTGCCTTCCTTGACGACCCTAGTACCGTATACGACTACCTCTACCATTGCAATGCGCAGAACTCCCTTGTCGGAGAGAAGCTCTTCAAGGCCTGTTGCCACTATGACGTATGCGCAAAGGAGTCATTGCTCGACGTGCTGCCAGACACTCTTGACAAGCGCATCGCCGTGGGGCTACTGTTTGGTGGCAAGTCGTGGATGAATGCCACAGAGGTGGTCGAGCTGGGGGAACTGCTGCGCGAGAGAGGCGTTCGTGTCCGCGTCTATACGCTAGCCGACGCCGGCCACCAAATCTTCACGGACGACGTGGCGGGCTTCAACAAGAAGGTCAGCGAGATAGTTAGCGAATTGTCCTCGGTTCCATCTCCAACTCTATCCGCCTGACCAAGCAGTGGGAGAaggacgtgcgtgtgtgcagctgtgctgcTTTTATTTCTTCTCGTTTGACCTTGTAAAGGCATAGGCGTCACTTAATGAGGAGCTGGGGGTTGTGTGGGGGAGCACGCACGCCGACGATTGTGCAGCGTCGGTTGTGAGGTCGGCTCGGTACCCTGTcctgctctccctcccttcccacCGGCTGACTTTCATCATTTCGTTTTTCGTGTCTTCATTtgcgtccctctccccttgcGAGTGTTGCTCCCTTCAtgcacgacacacacacacacacaaacgctCAAACGTGAGGAattttctcctccctcctccgaACATCTGCGTGAAGCTGACGTACGGAATGCagcagcccctcccccccccc
Proteins encoded:
- a CDS encoding putative vacuolar type h+ ATPase subunit yields the protein MSTTKLCDPEAFFFGMMGAAFSLSLANVGAAFGTAKAGVAVAQLGIVQPTRVMRGIVPVVMAGILGIYGLIVSVIICNNMKLSGYPLFSGYMHLGAGLAAGFASLAAGYAIGIVGDICCYAYAKTERIFVPMILMLIFAEALGLFGLITALLMSNKAVSAIGSCATS
- the CyP3 gene encoding putative cyclophilin 3; translated protein: MEKAARVVQLQSTAGALSFELYSNFCADSFWQLASSGQLRRLVFRQLLCGFALLGEVEAVQGHSTTASEVDAAAESPDGLSLLHVGAGLLTCSPTVGAVTASRFLITLSPQPQLDKTHVIFGRVYSGIQTLERMSHMQVDADFVLYSPVTVIKWSSAALLRGSAPRSSACKGESEPYTVTLQSRSSILATLE